In one Antennarius striatus isolate MH-2024 chromosome 1, ASM4005453v1, whole genome shotgun sequence genomic region, the following are encoded:
- the LOC137592139 gene encoding dynein axonemal heavy chain 12-like codes for MAEMQRFLRWSMDRRLVTDYYIAGSSNHNQRIESWWAFLRRHHAQYWMNRFQELKDKDCFSGDFLDKQLILFSCLAIIQDENVNRRRRVTEQLKDYRGKCDIVPISKNWLDSIYHRVKLDMTKSHESRTLLEEVHLEIVDNHDKMLQKHIASNVTKADRGISEEGTNEESLGSIECKKLKAKIIKDCKTTEDSLMTTWFDAVLNLFKNKHFYCMKKAKLNSLYKCASVLISNQLIAMLERSTLQFVNLFDPSNRHLMPLIHMSLTFDGEKMKMDPPLEDLETYFFDMLKTITNTLQKVPALQSFLGQAKTAFVDAKVPDEVLTWAHLKKLVRKNLEEPANHFQTYVDKFDWLVNGTALAQVETFISEDHSLDDYRQKAEEFLVLSKEIMSHPMRVHLTMIQLECEELKETLAKKANSFAKFILEKLATIHRKENLQICSEFETIKDKLLQTPENVPEMSDTIEFTNDVKENRLAVMFAARKKGEQELIDKRDQLKTKLQMLRDSTEEFQTCSEMRDVGKVHRPVLMALCNPAFKPRHREDISNLIGVDLTPETGITAGTVLKLNLAPHLEQLESISASASKEFSLETKLQAMEEAWLGLSFPYQLYRETGVPILNNVDDMQAMLEDQIVKSQSMRGAAVSKEFNSQIKEWEERLILIQDIIEEWLKVQSQWLYLETIFSSEDIMQQIPEEGRLFKIVDTTWKNIMSNCVKDPRVLEMTAHPGLLEKLQESNEQLEKIHKGLNVYLEKKRLSFPRFFFLSNDEMLEILSETKDPTRVQPHLKKCFEGISKLDFLPNMDIQGMYSSEGERIQLVENISTAAAKGAVEKWLVEVESEMIRSVRNEIAHSVEAYPETPRSTWVKEWAGQVVLCTSQIFWTLEVQEAFSEGTDGLRKYYDTLQSQLNDIVDMVRGNLPKQTRITLGALVTIDVHARDVIAELIQNGVSSGTDFQWLSQLRYYWCTDNVRVRIINCDVKYAYEYLGNSPRLVITPLTDRCYRTLIGAFFLNLGGAPEGPAGTGKTETTKDLAKALAVQCVVFNCSDGLDYIAMSKFFKGLASSGAWACFDEFNRIELEVLSVVAQQILCIQRAIEMHAKTFDFEGTQLNLNPNCFVSITMNPGYAGRSELPDNLKVLFRTVAMMVPNYALIAEISLYSNGFLNAKPLSVKIVTTYKLCSEQLSSQFHYDYGMRAVKAVLVAAGNLKLSFPDVNEDELVLRSIKDVNKPKFLSHDLPLFDGIIRDLFPGITLPEADYRLFHEAAKECCKAKNLQLTDVFWEKMIQSYEMMIVRHGFMLVGLPIAGKTEVLQVLADTLNLMNEKKYGEEERVRYKTVNPKSITMGQLFGEFDMVSHEWNDGIVACAFRVFASDESPDRKWVVFDGPIDTLWIESMNTVLDDNKKLCLMNGEIIQMSNTMSLIFEVDDLSRASPATVSRCGMIFMEPSQLGLDPIFYSWLNTIPDALQKPEFRSLLLDLFNWLVPPAVKYLRSSCIEVVSTTDSNTIISLCRLFQVILAEPLKTKPGDKNIRIWIMAAFAFSLVWSIGGSCDTKSREEFSVFIRKILSGESKEHQIPKNVERWECPIDEEGLVYDYFYKFEGAGSWVHWNNVLEQIDPDNITTKPEDVIVPTIDTVRYTYLMDHFISHDIPLLLVGPTGTGKSVYVKEKLMNKLDRDSYLPFFINFSARTTANQTQNLIISKLDKRRKGVFAPPIGKKCVIFVDDVNMPALEVFGAQPPVELLRQLIDHGHWFDMMEVSQINLIDILLIAAMGPPGGGRNAVTSRFIRHFNIISINSFSDKTMVHIFNNVMTLSLTKNEFPNEYFAVGEKIVEATMEVYQKAMSQLLPTPAKSHYTFNLRDFSRVIQGCMLLKKDSLEGKKTMIRLFVHEVFRVYYDRLVDDNDRAWLYQLMRTIVEYHFDASFAEVFDHLKEGSELVEEDMKNLMFGDFMDPDAEDDDRLYAEVPSIIEFSNVAEGSLQEYNKMNKNTMNLVIFRYVLEHLCRISRVLKQPKGNALLVGVGGSGRQSITHLATSMAHMSLFQPEISKSYGMAEWRDDLKMLLKNAGVKGQKMVFLLTDTQIKEEAFLEDVDSILNTGEVPNLFAADEKQEIMETLRPIAQAGNKDLELSPLALFAFFVARCRENLHIVVAFSPIGDTFRQRLRQFPSLINCCTVDWFQPWPEEALERVANSFLSELEMKGNERQDVITICKTFHNSVKDLSDRALVELGRHNYVTPTSYLELIETFRQLLTQKRETIMNAQQRYKDGLEKLETTESMVTEMQQKLEKLQPELALSAIENSKISKRVEEDTVKVEAKRKVVSADEEVATKEANKASKLKEECDKEVNTAKRAVEKAGKEALENLKGPQIAVMKAMKSPPPAVKLVMAGVCVILGSKPERVDDPDNPGKKMLDYWGPSKKLLNDTNFGKNLQGLDKDNIPVNIIKKLKNDYISNKNFEPKIVAESSSAAANLCSWIRTMVEYDAKQKELAPKQKLSQEAQISVAESMALLKEKKKELDDIEKRFADLQKMKAQKAEEMASLEEKKQQCTDQLARAVKLIDGLGGEKKRWSKAAEDLQNTYDNLTGDILISAGVIAYLGAFTAAFRQDCIKSWTSICQSKNIPSSDDFSLSKILGDPIKIRAWNIAGLPSDTFSVDNGVIISNSRRWPLMIDPQGQANNWVKNSEKENNMNVVKPTDANFMRTLENCIQFGTPLLLENVGEDLDPSLEPLLLKQIFKQSGVECIRLGENIIEYAPSFRLYMTTKMRNPHYLPEVATKVCLLNFMITPEGLEDQLLGIVVAKESPEVEKQRNDAIVQSADNKRQLKEIEDKILETLQASKGNILEDESAIKVLDEAKIKSDEISKKQEIAEKTEISIAIAREGYRPIAKHASVLFFSIADLTNIDPMYQYSLVWFVNLFNSSIKDSAKDTDLEKRLQNLKDHFTYNLYCNVCRSLFEKDKLIFSFLLCCNILLSKKVIEYCDFMFLLTGGVGLQNMIPNPDNSWLQDKNWDEICRASDLPGLQGLKEAFIKDASCFKSVYDNKEPWNAPLPDSWNEQLNDLQKLIVLRCLRPDKMTPAVIKFVTQNMGKPFVQPPPFDLSKSYLDSTPSSPLVFMLSPGADPMASLLKFAKSKQMVGNRFQSISLGQGQGPMAETMITQAITGGTWVCLQNCHLAISWMNTLEDICDSLPNNKNLRPGFRLWLTSYPSAKFPVSILQNGVKMTNEPPTGLRQNLLQSYLTDPISDQNFYSGCPKKENIWEKLLFGLCFFHALVQERKMFGPIGWNIPYGFNQSDLHISIKQLQLFVNEYEKVPFDAISYLTGECNYGGRVTDDWDRRLLLTMLADFYNKNTIETQCYSFSPSGDYYVPTESNYKDLIAFIKELPLNQHPEVFGMHENVDISKDLQQTKLLFDSLLLTQGRQTQGGQSSGADGALLEIVKNILKQLPDNFDTNAALSKYPVQYNESMNTVLVQEMERYNTLCTVIRETLKKLLKAIQGLVVMDGELEGIAGSLSVGKVPEAWAKRSYPSLKPLGSYITDLLTRLQFLQDWYDKGKPNVFWLSGFYFTQAFLTGAVQNFARKYQIAIDLLGLDFEVLSVDESDTAPEDGVYVNGLFVEGARWDRESGVLIEQRAKELFSKMPIIWIKPAQNKGQEIPSDKYVCPLYKTSERKGTLSTTGHSTNFVIPLLLPTNKPTQHWIKRGVAMLLQLDD; via the exons GATGAAAATGTTAATAGAAGGCGCCGG GTCACCGAGCAACTAAAAGACTATAGAGGAAAATGTGATATTGTGCCCATCTCAAAAAATTGGTTGGATAGCATCTATCATCGAGTAAAGTTGGACATGACAAAAAGTCATGAGTCAAGGACATTACTTGAGGAAGTCCATTTGGAGATCGTAGACAATCATGACAAAATGCTTCAAAAGCACATAG cgaGTAATGTAACAAAGGCCGACAGAGGTATTTCAGAAGAGGGGACCAATGAAGA GTCTTTGGGATCCATAGAGTGCAAGAAATTGAAGGCCAAAATAATCAAAGATTGCAAAACAACAGAGGATAGTCTCATGACTACCTGGTTTGATGCAGTGCTCAACCTATTCAAAAATAAGCACTTTTATTGCATGAAAAAGGCAAAACTGAATTCCTTATATAAATGTGCATCGGTCCTCATCTCAAATCAG ttAATAGCCATGTTAGAGAGAAGCACTCTGCAGTTTGTTAATCTGTTCGACCCAAGCAATCGCCACCTCATGCCTCTGATTCATATGTCTTTGACTTTTGAtggtgagaaaatgaaaatggatcCACCCTTGGAAGATctggaaacatatttttttgacaTGCTAAAGACtatcacaaacacacttcag AAAGTACCAGCTCTCCAGTCATTTTTGGGACAAGCTAAAACAGCATTTGTGGATGCCAAGGTGCCTGATGAGGTACTTACTTGGGCACATTTGAAGAAACTTGTACGCAAAAATCTGGAAGAACCTGCCAACCATTTCCAGACCTATG TTGACAAGTTTGACTGGCTAGTCAATGGAACAGCACTGGCTCAGGTGGAAACATTCATATCAGAGGACCACTCTCTTGATGACTATAGACAG AAAGCAGAGGAGTTCCTAGTGCTGTCAAAGGAGATTATGAGCCACCCAATGAGAGTCCACTTAACAATGATCCAACTGGAATGTGAGGAACTGAAAGAGACGCTGGCCAAGAAAGCCAACAGCTTTGCCAAATTTATATTAGAGAAACTAGCCACCATCCATCGGAAAGAAAATTTGCA GATCTGCTCTGAATTTGAGACCATCAAAGACAAGTTACTGCAAACACCAGAGAATGTACCAGAGATGTCTGATACTATTGAATTTACAAATGATGTTAAAGAAAACCGACTTGCA gttatGTTTGCTGCCAGGAAAAAAGGGGAGCAAGAATTAATTGATAAGAGAGATCAGTTAAAGACAAAGCTTCAAATGTTGAGGGATAGTACGGAAGAATTCCAGACGTGCTCTGAGATGCGCGACGTTGGGAAG GTGCATAGGCCTGTACTGATGGCCTTGTGTAATCCAGCCTTCAAACCTCGACACAGGGAAGATATTTCAAATCTAATAGGAGTTGACCTCACTCCTGAGACCGGTATTACTGCAGGAACTGTCCTCAAACTCAATCTGGCGCCACATCTGGAACAGTTAGAGTCCATCAGTGCTTCTGCCAGTAAA GAGTTCAGTCTGGAGACCAAGTTGCAAGCCATGGAGGAAGCTTGGCTTGGTCTGTCTTTTCCCTATCAACTTTACAGAGAGACTGGAGTTCCCATCTTGAACAACGTTGACGATATGCAGGCAATGCTAGAAGATCAGATTGTTAAGAGTCAGAGTATGAGAGGTGCAGCAGTCAGTAAAGAATTTAACTCTCAGATAAAG GAATGGGAGGAGCGTTTGATCCTTATACAAGACATCATTGAAGAATGGCTGAAAGTGCAGTCCCAGTGGCTTTATCTGGAAACCATATTCTCCTCTGAAGACATTATGCAACAGATTCCAGAAGAGGGACGGCTTTTCAAAATAGTTGACACAACCTGGAAAAATATAATGAGCAACTGTGTTAAAGACCCTAGG GTCCTTGAAATGACAGCTCACCCTGGTTTACTGGAGAAATTACAAGAAtcaaatgagcagcttgaaAAAATCCATAAAGGACTGAATGTATATCTGGAAAAGAAACGTCTTAGTTTTCCTCG GTTCTTTTTCTTGTCCAACGATGAAATGCTTGAAATTCTATCTGAGACCAAAGACCCAACTCGAGTGCAACCCCACCTGAAAAAGTGTTTTGAGGGTATTTCCAAACTGGACTTCCTTCCTAATATGGATATCCAG ggCATGTATAGTAGTGAGGGAGAGCGCATCCAGCTAGTTGAAAACATCTCCACCGCTGCAGCCAAAGGAGCTGTGGAGAAGTGGTTAGTGGAGGTAGAATCTGAGATGATTCGCAGTGTCAGAAATGAAATAGCCCACTCTGTAGAG GCCTATCCTGAGACTCCACGAAGCACCTGGGTCAAGGAATGGGCTGGGCAGGTGGTCCTCTGCACCTCTCAGATTTTTTGGACTCTGGAAGTTCAGGAAGCCTTCTCAGAAGGAACTGAT GGCTTAAGAAAATATTATGATACTCTTCAGagtcagctgaatgacattgtGGATATGGTGAGAGGGAATTTGCCCAAACAAACACGTATCACTTTGGGAGCACTGGTCACAATTGATGTCCATGCCAGGGATGTGATTGCAGAGCTGATTCAGAATG GTGTATCAAGTGGAACAGACTTTCAATGGCTATCCCAGCTCCGTTACTACTGGTGCACAGACAATGTTCGTGTTCGAATAATAAATTGTGATGTAAAATATGCTTATGAATACTTGGGAAACTCCCCACGATTGGTCATCACTCCTCTGACTGACAGATGCTACAGAACTCTG ATTGGTGCATTTTTCCTAAATTTGGGTGGAGCACCTGAGGGTCCAGCAGGGACAGGAAAGACTGAAACCACCAAAGATCTTGCCAAAGCTCTGGCTGTGCAGTGTGTTGTTTTCAACTGTTCTGATGGCCTGGACTATATTGCAATGAGCAAG TTTTTCAAAGGACTGGCTTCATCTGGTGCGTGGGCATGCTTTGATGAGTTTAACCGTATTGAGCTTGAGGTGCTGTCTGTCGTGGCCCAGCAGATTCTTTGCATCCAAAGGGCCATTGAAATGCATGCAAAAACATTTGACTTTGAAGGGACCCAGCTTAATCTAAATCCCAACTGCTTTGTGTCCATTACAATGAATCCTGGTTATGCAGGCCGTTCTGAACTTCCAGACAATCTCAAG GTGTTGTTCCGGACAGTGGCCATGATGGTCCCTAACTATGCATTGATTGCAGAGATTTCTCTGTATTCAAATGGCTTCCTCAATGCAAAACCACTATCAGTGAAAATTGTCACAACTTACAAGCTTTGTTCAGAGCAGCTGTCTTCTCAATTCCATTACGATTATGGTATGAGGGCTGTCAAAGCTGTACTTGTTGCTGCAGGAAACCTTAAACTCAGCTTTCCTGATGTGAACGAGGACGAACTG GTTCTGAGGTCCATAAAGGATGTTAACAAGCCCAAGTTTCTTTCCCATGATCTTCCACTCTTTGATGGAATCATTCGTGACTTATTCCCTGGCATCACCCTTCCTGAGGCTGACTATAGG CTGTTCCATGAGGCAGCTAAGGAGTGCTGTAAAGCAAAGAATTTGCAGCTTACAGATGTATTCTGGGAGAAAATGATCCAGTCATACGAGATGATGATAGTTAGGCATGG ttTCATGTTGGTTGGACTGCCTATTGCTGGGAAGACCGAAGTACTACAAGTTCTAGCTGACACCCTGAATCTCATGAATGAGAAAAAgtatggagaggaggagagagtccGCTACAAAACAGTGAACCCAAAATCCATTACCATGGGACAGCTGTTTGGAGAGTTCGACATGGTTTCCCATGAG TGGAATGATGGAATTGTAGCCTGTGCATTTAGAGTCTTTGCATCTGATGAATCACCAGACCGTAAATGGGTGGTGTTTGATGGTCCCATTGATACACTGTGGATTGAGAGTATGAACACAGTGCTTGATGACAACAAAAAG CTGTGCTTGATGAATGGAGAGATCATCCAGATGTCCAATACGATGAGTTTGATTTTTGAAGTAGATGATTTGTCACGGGCCTCA CCTGCCACAGTCAGTCGGTGTGGTATGATTTTCATGGAACCATCTCAGCTGGGCTTGGATCCCATATTTTATTCCTGGTTGAACACTATTCCTGATGCTCTGCAAAAACCAGAGTTCCGTTCTTTGCTGCTGGACCTCTTCAACTGGCTTGTACCACCTGCCGTCAAGTACCTGCGCAGCTCATGTATA GAAGTTGTTTCTACGACTGACTCTAACACCATCATATCATTGTGTCGACTGTTTCAAGTGATCCTCGCTGAACCCTTAAAGACAAAGCCTGGGGATAAAAATATTCGTATATGGATCatg GCAGCTTTTGCCTTCTCGCTGGTTTGGTCTATCGGTGGCAGCTGTGACACAAAGAGCAGAGAGGAGTTTAGTGTGTTTATTAGGAAGATTTTGTCAGGGGAGTCAAAAGAACATCAAATCCCTAAAAACGTAGAAAGATGGGAGTGTCCCATTGATGAGGAAGGCCTGGTGTATGACTATTTCTATAAG TTTGAAGGAGCTGGCAGTTGGGTTCACTGGAATAATGTGCTTGAGCAAATAGACCCTGACAACATAACTACCAAACCTGAAGATGTCATTGTTCCCACCATTGACACAGTTCGCTACACCTACTTGATGGACCATTTTATCAGCCATGACAT ACCTCTTCTGTTAGTTGGTCCTACTGGCACTGGGAAATCAGTCTATGTGAAGGAGAAGTTGATGAATAAGCTGGACAGAGATAGTTATCTAcctttttttattaacttttcaGCTCGCACAACTGCTAACCAGACACAG AACCTCATCATTTCCAAGTTGgataagaggaggaagggagtgTTTGCACCGCCAATTGGAAAGAAGTGCGTCATTTTTGTAGATGATGTGAATATGCCTGCATTGGAAGTGTTTGGAGCACAACCCCCCGTAGAGCTCCTCCGGCAATTGATAGATCATGGGCACTG GTTTGACATGATGGAAGTTTCACAGATCAACCTTATTGACATCCTACTTATTGCAGCTATGGGTCCCCCCGGTGGTGGGAGGAATGCTGTGACGTCCCGCTTTATTAGACACTTCAACATTATTAGCATTAATTCATTCAGTGATAAGACCATGGTTCACATTTTTAACAACGTGATGACATTGTCTCTCACCAAAAATGAATTCCCAAATGAATATTTTGCTGTTGGAGAAAAAATAGTGGAGGCCACAATGGAG GTTTATCAGAAAGCCATGTCGCAGCTGCTTCCAACTCCAGCCAAGTCTCACTACACTTTCAACCTGCGGGACTTCTCACGTGTTATCCAGGGGTGCATGCTGCTGAAGAAAGACTCTCTAGAGGGCAAGAAAACAATGATTCGTTTGTTTGTTCACGAAGTCTTCCGAGTCTACTATGACCGACTTGTGGATGACAATGATCGAGCCTGGCTCTACCAGCTCATGCGGACCATCGTTGAATACCACTTTGACGCTTCCTTTGCCGAGGTGTTTGATCACTTGAAAGAAGGGAGTGAG CTTGttgaggaagacatgaagaaTCTTATGTTTGGTGATTTCATGGACCCTGACGCAGAGGATGATGATCGCTTATATGCTGAAGTGCCCTCAATAATTGAATTTTCTAATGTTGCGGAGGGAAGTCTTCAGGAATACAATAAGATGAACAAGAACACCATGAATCTTGTCATTTTCCG TTATGTCCTGGAGCACTTGTGCCGGATTAGCCGTGTATTGAAGCAGCCAAAAGGCAATGCTCTTCTGGTGGGAGTTGGAGGGAGTGGACGGCAGTCCATTACCCATCTGGCCACCTCCATGGCCCACATGAGCCTTTTCCAGCCTGAAATCTCTAAAAGCTATGGCATGGCTGAGTGGCGAGATGACCTTAAG ATGCTGCTAAAAAATGCTGGAGTGAAAGGTCAGAAGATGGTGTTTCTTTTAACTGACACTCAGATAAAAGAGGAGGCTTTCCTTGAAGACGTGGACAGTATTCTGAACACAGGGGAGGTGCCCAATCTATTCGCTGCAGATGAAAAGCAAGAGATCATGGAA aCATTGCGTCCCATTGCCCAGGCTGGCAATAAGGATTTGGAGTTGAGTCCTTTAGCTCTGTTTGCCTTCTTTGTTGCACGCTGCAGAGAGAACTTGCACATTGTTGTGGCCTTTAGTCCTATTGGAGACACATTTCGGCAACGCCTGCGCCAGTTTCCATCTCTAATTAACTGCTGTACTGTAGACTGGTTCCAG CCATGGCCAGAGGAGGCTCTTGAGCGAGTAGCCAACAGTTTCCTAAGTGAGCTGGAGATGAAGGGTAATGAGAGGCAGGACGTCATAACTATCTGCAAAACATTCCACAACTCTGTCAAAGATCTCTCAGATAG AGCTCTTGTTGAACTTGGCCGCCATAATTATGTGACTCCCACATCCTACCTGGAGTTGATTGAAACATTCCGTCAGTTACTCACTCAGAAAAGAGAGACTATCATGAATGCTCAACAGAGGTATAAGGATGGTCTGGAAAAACTAGAAACCACTGAATCAATG GTCACAGAAATGCAGCAAAAACTTGAGAAACTGCAGCCCGAACTGGCCTTGTCAGCTATAGAAAACAGCAAGATTTCAAAG CGAGTTGAGGAGGACACCGTAAAGGTGGAAGCCAAACGAAAAGTTGTGAGTGCTGATGAGGAGGTTGCAACTAAAGAAGCCAACAAGGCTTCGAAATTGAAGGAGGAATGTGACAAAGAAGTGAATACTGCAAAAAGGGCAGTGGAGAAGGCAGGGAAAGAGGCTCTAGAGAACTTGAAG GGCCCCCAAATTGCAGTCATGAAGGCCATGAAATCCCCACCTCCAGCGGTGAAGCTTGTGATGGCAGGTGTCTGTGTGATACTGGGGTCGAAGCCAGAAAGGGTAGATGACCCAGATAATCCTGGAAAAAAA ATGCTTGACTACTGGGGTCCAAGCAAGAAACTACTTAATGACACAAATTTTGGAAAAAACCTTCAAGGTCTTGACAAGGATAATATTCCTGTGA ACATTATAAAGAAGCTCAAGAATGACTACATCAGTAATAAGAACTTTGAACCAAAAATTGTGGCAGaatcctcctctgctgcagccaaCCTTTGCTCATGGATCAGGACAATGGTTGAATATGATGCAAAGCAGAAG GAATTGGCTCCAAAGCAAAAACTAAGCCAAGAGGCACAGATATCTGTGGCTGAGTCCATGGCCCtgctgaaggagaagaaaaaggagcTTGACGATATTGAGAAACGTTTTGCTGACCTCCAGAAAATGAAGGCTCAGAAGGCAGAAGAGATGGCCAGCctggaagaaaagaaacaacagtGTACCGACCAACTCGCAAGAGCTGTCAAATTAATCGATGGTCTAGGTGGAGAGAAGAAGAG ATGGTCCAAAGCAGCAGAGGATCTGCAGAATACATATGACAATCTGACCGGAGATATTCTCATTTCCGCTGGTGTCATTGCCTACCTGGGGGCCTTCACCGCCGCCTTTAGACAAGACTGCATCAAGTCATGGACCTCAATCTGCCAA TCTAAGAATATTCCATCATCAGATGACTTCTCTCTCAGTAAGATCCTGGGAGATCCCATTAAGATCAGGGCCTGGAACATTGCCGGTCTTCCAAGTGACACTTTCTCTGTTGACAATGGTGTCATTATCAGTAACTCACGTAGATG GCCATTGATGATTGATCCACAGGGTCAGGCCAACAATTGGGTGAAGAattcagagaaagaaaacaatatgAACGTGGTAAAACCTACAGATGCAAATTTCATGAGAACATTGGAGAACTGCATACAGTTTGGAACACCGTTGCTGCTGGAAAATGTCGGAGAAGACCTGGACCCATCACTGGAACCTCTACTTCTCAAGCAAATTTTCAAACAAA GTGGCGTGGAATGCATCAGGTTGGGTGAGAATATCATTGAGTATGCACCTAGTTTCCGTTTGTACATGACCACAAAAATGAGGAATCCTCACTACTTACCAGAGGTGGCCACGAAGGTGTGCCTCCTTAATTTCATGATCACACCAGAGGGActggaggaccagctgctggGGATTGTGGTTGCCAAGGAGAG TCCAGAAGTAGAAAAGCAAAGGAATGATGCAATTGTGCAGTCAGCTGACAATAAGAGACAGCTAAAGGAAATtgaggacaagatcctggaaaCACTGCAGGCCTCAAAAGGAAATATCCTGGAGGATGAAAGCGCCATTAAGGTTCTAGATGAAGCGAAGATCAAATCTGATGAGATATCCAAGAAACAGGAG ATTGCAGAGAAGACAGAGATCAGTATAGCTATCGCAAGAGAAGGTTACAGACCCATTGCAAAACACGCTTCAGTACTTTTCTTTAGCATTGCAGATCTGACCAACATTGACCCAATGTACCAGTATTCACTTGTCTGGTTCGTCAACCTTTTCAATAGCTCCATTAAAGATAG CGCCAAGGACACTGACCTGGAGAAGAGGCTTCAAAACCTAAAGGATCACTTCACATACAACCTATACTGTAATGTCTGCCGTTCTCTGTTTGAGAAAGATAAGCTCATCTTTTCATTTCTCCTCTGCTGCAATATCCTCCT ATCAAAGAAGGTAATTGAGTACTGTGACTTTATGTTCTTGCTAACCGGAGGAGTGGGTCTGCAGAACATGATCCCCAATCCCGATAACAGTTGGCTACAAGACAAGAACTGGGATGAGATCTGTCGAGCCAGTGATCTGCCTGGGTTACAAGGATTAAA GGAGGCATTCATCAAAGATGCAAGTTGCTTCAAGTCTGTTTATGACAACAAAGAGCCATGGAATGCCCCCCTGCCTGATTCCTGGAATGAACAACTCAATGATCTGCAGAAGTTGATAGTTTTGCGATGTCTCAGACCAGATAAGATGACGCCAGCTGTGATTAAATTTGTTACCCAAAACATGGGGAAGCCATTTGTACAGCCTCCTCCCTTTGATCTGAGTAAGAGTTACTTGGACTCCACCCCATCTTCCCCACTAGTGTTTATGTTGTCTCCAGGAGCAGATCCCATGGCTA GCTTGCTCAAATTTGCCAAATCCAAGCAGATGGTTGGTAACAGATTCCAATCCATTTCCCTGGGTCAAGGGCAGGGACCCATGGCTGAAACAATGATTACACAAGCCATTACCGGTGGTACATGGGTATGCTTACAAAATTGCCACCTGGCCATTTCTTGGATGAACACCCTTGAGGATATCTGTGACAGCCTCCCCAACAACAAAAATCTCAGACCTGGATTCCGACTTTGGCTAACAAGTTATCCTTCAGCCAAG TTTCCAGTGTCCATACTGCAGAATGgtgtaaaaatgacaaatgagcCTCCTACCGGACTCAGACAGAACCTACTGCAGTCTTATTTGACAGATCCTATTTCTGACCAAAATTTCTACAGCGGTTGTCCAAAGAAGGAGAAT ATTTGGGAGAAGCTCTTGTTTGGATTGTGTTTCTTTCATGCTCTGGTTCAAGAGAGGAAGATGTTTGGTCCAATAGGCTGGAACATTCCTTATGGCTTCAATCAGTCTGACCTTCATATAAGCATCAAGCAGCTACAG ctgtttgTCAATGAATATGAAAAGGTTCCATTCGATGCCATCTCCTACTTGACTGGTGAGTGCAACTATGGTGGTCGTGTGACAGATGACTGGGACAGGCGGCTTCTTTTGACCATGTTGGCTGATTTTTACAACAAGAACACCATTGAGACACAATGCTACTCATTCTCACCCAGCGGTGATTACTATGTCCCAACTGAGTCAAATTATAAAGACCTCATTGCTTTCATTAAG GAACTTCCACTGAaccagcatcctgaagtgtttgGAATGCATGAAAATGTTGACATTTCCAAGGATCTTCAGCAGACAAAGTTGCTGTTTGATTCTTTGCTACTCACCCAAGGTAGACAAACTCAAGGAGGACAAAGCTCTGGGGCCGATGGAGCCCTCCTTGAAATTGTGAAGAACATCTTAAAGCAG CTTCCAGATAATTTTGACACAAATGCAGCTCTGTCAAAGTACCCAGTGCAGTATAATGAGAGCATGAATACTGTGCTTGTTCAAGAGATGGAGCGCTACAATAC GCTGTGTACTGTTATCCGTGAGACTTTAAAGAAGCTGTTGAAGGCCATCCAGGGTTTAGTTGTTATGGATGGAGAACTTGAGGGCATTGCAGGTTCTTTAAGTGTGGGCAAGGTCCCAGAGGCATGGGCCAAACGCTCTTACCCAAGTCTCAAACCTTTGGGCAGCTATATTACAGACCTTCTTACCAGGCTTCAGTTTCTGCAG GATTGGTATGACAAAGGCAAACCAAATGTGTTCTGGCTGTCTGGTTTCTACTTCACCCAGGCCTTCTTAACTGGAGCTGTACAGAATTTTGCTCGGAAATATCAAATCGCCATTGATCTTCTTGGCTTGGATTTTGAG GTTCtttctgtggatgagtctgacACAGCACCCGAGGATGGTGTCTATGTCAATGGTTTGTTTGTGGAAGGAGCTCGATGGGACAGAGAAAG TGGAGTTCTTATTGAGCAACGTGCCAAAGAGCTTTTCAGCAAGATGCCAATCATCTGGATAAAACCTG CTCAAAATAAAGGCCAGGAAATTCCTTCAGACAAATATGTTTGCCCTCTGTACAAGACCAGTGAGAGGAAAGGTACCCTGTCCACCACCGGCCACTCCACCAATTTTGTAATTCCCTTGCTTTTGCCCACAAATAAGCCAACACAGCACTGGATCAAGCGTGGCGTAGCCATGCTACTCCAGCTTGATGACTAA